The DNA region AATCCAGTAGAACCTGAAGAGGAGCATAGACCGATTACTCCGCCCACCCCAGAGCCTGAGCCGGAGGAGCACCGCCACATAGACCACCACCCCGACTATAACCACGGAGCGGACAGTCTGGACGACGACTCCAGCTCTGAGTACATGAACAACACTTCAGAGGATGAGGATTATGACGATGGTGGGTATTTAGGTGATTTATTTAAACTATAAACTAATCCCCAAAGTGTAGAATGCTGTTAGAACCTTTCAAAAAAGTAATTTATCATTATATAAACGATTACCCTTGATATTGTATGCCTTTGAAACAACAAATTTGAGATCGTCCGTACATAAATCTATGCCCAGCTCTAGTTTTAAGTCCTCTTCCAATAACGCATCACTTGAGAACAAAAATAACACTGGTCCAAATATGGCAGAAGTTCaaccaaaatatcaatattataGAAAAAGTCTTTGAGTGACCTTCAGTGACTCTGCTGTTTTTCACTCAAAAGCCAAACAAGAACAAGCAGTAGTTCGATAATACTCAACTTTTCTAGTGTCATAAAGGTCATAAAGTTTGGGAGCAATAAAGCAATACTTAATGATGTTATAGTTAGTTAAAGGCGAAAGTTCTGCCTCCTGAAGTCtctatggaggtgttattgcttcaGGAATGTTATTTAATcaggcaagcaggtggcggtTTTGATAATTACTTTTGAACTTGTCGTGTTTTCACTTTCAGGCCTGGCGGAGGAGGATGAGGGCGTGACCTACTACATCCGCTACTGCCCCGAGGACGACAGCTACCTCGAGGGAATGGACTGCAACGGTCAGGGCGAATGCAACCACTCACAACCGCACAgccacaaccacaacaaccacaaccacgAGCAAGAGGACTACAGCTCCGACGTCCAACCGCCCCACCCTGACGAATGCCAGGAGGCCGCGGAGGCGTGGGCGGAGGACGGGGAGGGGCAGGAGGGCGaggcgagaggagaggaggagtgggtggaGGAAGATGATGCAGAAGTTAGGGAAGAATGGCGAGAAGAAGAGGCAGAAGTGCAAGAAGAGTGGCACGACGGGGATCCGGAGCAGGACCAATGGGAGCAGGGCGATATCGAAGTGCAAGAGGAGTGGAGGGAGGGCGGGCAGGTGCGGCAGGAGCACTGGGAGAGGCACAGAGTACAAGAGGACTGGGGCGACGGGGACGGAGAAGTGCGCTGTGAAGTGGTGGAGCAAGATCCAGATGAACAGATTTACAACGGACGTCCCGAACCCATTCTGGACCACAACACCCACCATCACCACATGCACCATCACCAAGAGGGTCTCCATTCAGGGAGGAGggcagatggggcagaggaaGATGAGCCAGAAAGCGAGGAGTACTGCCCCaatgaggaagaggacgaggaaGAAGACGAAGGACATAGACGCTCATACACTGGCGATTACTATGCGCCTGAGGACAATGGGAACTCGGTGCGGGGGTCTCCGTATCGCGGCCGCAAGGTGTTGGTGGTAGAGGGCGAGACGGGGGAAGAGGCGGAGGAGGACATTGACCAAATCGTGGCGGAGATTAAAATGAGCATGAGCATGGGCAGTTTGAGCAGCAGCACTGACCATAGCCCTGAAGAACTGGCACAAGACCCTCCACCTGGCAGCTACGCTCACACTAAGCCAGAGCCCGCCCCCTACCCCCCGCCCCACCACAGACACGACAGCCGGCCCAAGTCCCTCAACCTGCCGTCCATACACCACAATACTCCGGATCTACAGAGGGGCGTCAAGGCACATCCGCGCTCACCCGAGGACCGGCAGAGGTGGGCACAAGAGCAGGTAAGACGGGCAGTCCAACGAGGCTCATCTGgtcttctgaaaaaaaaaaaaataataattaaaataaataaacagaccaaggtttaatttgttttcatacctgacagtttaacagtttaaaacgtCTGACCGGACACGACGCAGAAACATCATCtgacaaacaaactaaaccttggtctgaaacgAGAATCTGTTAAAAATACATAAGTTATAATGGCTTCTCATGTGCttggctttatttttatttattttatttattcatttgattggGACAACACATGCTAATGAACATGACGTAATACAACTTGAATAGAAACACGCTGGGTTAATGCCAAAGgctcatttccatctgttgttcCAAAGGGATgaggtcacaaaagggtcaaaataaaaattgtgcaatgagtgaaatgtgcaatgagtgaaatgtgcaatgagtgaaatgtgcaatgagtAGAATGCACACTACATTTATTGCACAGTTCCTATAATTGCACAtttcactcattgcacattccgtTCATTGCACAGCTTTGGAGATCATTGAtacatgtataaatgtattgaaCATGTTGTATTAACAGTCATGGCACAGCTGATTTACTTCTTCTTCAAGGTTGAATTCATATTTTACCAGCAGGGGGCGGATTGTGGGCACATGCTGCTAAAAGACACATGGATTAACTATAAATTGAGGGTTGGGGTCAGCTCGCTAACTCACTATGGTCTAGGGTTTTCCACCTTTTTGCTTGCCAcgtgcttatttccatggagctgttactgttttgcttgaaatattccacagtatagcattaaacatcttGCATCTTTTTGCCTAGTGGTTTATGTAGTGATGTAACCCagttgtctccatgaagaaaggtcgtttaatttaatgttaaagtgctttgagcgccTTAAAGGgtgaaaagctctatataaaactctgaccatttaccattaatgccatactgtggaacattccaagcaaacaGCGGACCCTCCACCGTAAAAATTACTTACTTGCAACTTTCAGGGGCTGTAAAAGCAAGAACAAAGGAGCAAATGAAATTTTGAATAATGTATTGAAGTGTTGTTACCTAATAGCATAAATATTAATGTTTAGTGTTTTTCCCTTAtgctaaaaacacttttttaaaagaaatccCAGTGGCTTAGTCTACCAACAACATACCGCACATTTCACTGCCTCATTGTTTTAGATAATTGCGTTTTTGTTTATTAGCATTCAGTGTAATTTCTTCATGCAACAAGGACAGAAGCAAAGCGCCGCCCTGGATACTCTGTTTGACACAGCACATGCTAATTCAATCATGAACATCTGCATATTGTAACGCTGCGCAGTGACCTTTCTCTCTAAACGTGATTGAAAGGACGTTTTCGGTGAGCCGTCGTGTTACCGGATACCGCACAGTGAAGAGCCTGTAGCACGTCTCCTCCATTTTGTTATAGCATCCCCCCCGTTCACTCCCAAAGAGGCCTGGATCAATGCCCCGTCCTGGAGGGCTCATAAACCCAGACCCTCTCCTCTAGTGGGTCCCCCGTGAGCAGCTCGCAGAAAAACACCTGCTCTGGTCTTACATATTTACCGCTGCAGCGTCTGTGTCTCTGAAAAGCAGGTCAAACACAGTCCAGTCACACTCCAGCGTCCCAGGAATCCCAGAAGACGATGCGATCATTCTGTCCTCTTTTTGACCTAGACAGTGATGGCTCTCTTTGCACCACTTTAAAATCACCCCTGAATAATTAACAAGGAACACAGACAGTTTATGTTGTACTGAGCTGTGAATATTGCaaaaatagatgtttttattgactCAATCACGCACTTAAACTATAAATATCCTTTCTCAAGTAAGGTATTAATTAAGCAGCCAACCATGcagtaaaatctaaaataacagagaaatattgcgataaatggtaatattgaaactactttttgCCTCTGACGCAATTAAAATAGTCGTATAGTcccagaaaacacatttttaaataaacagtctcattaaaaggccaaactgcagcaaataaatagcaaaatgaaccaataattatcTGCAGAAGTGCTCTATTctactctctacagctcaaatctgatcatattacttaaaaatggcaacaacaaaagtaataaaagtaaaagtaaaaataaaagtaattgtattgagccccaaaatatgttGTCCCAGCTTTAATATACCGCACtaaaagtcgatatagtgattatcgttTACTTGTTAATCGCTTTTGGTGAAGAAAATCTCCAAAAAACTACCAAgaatatgcaaaataaatgaaacaaaaagcttGATCAGCAGCCAGCGAACAGGAGACCCTCTCATTAGACTAACTCTCCAATTTCAATATCTCCAAttctaattatgtttttattatgagaGTTACGATCATGCAGTTTCTTTGTTAAATAGAGCTTTAAGGTGTTAATGTCTCTCTCTGATGCGACAATTATTTAGCTGGGAGTGTCTACCTGCTTCACTAACTGTcaaatcattaaattaaacacatatttattgcAGTTAAAAACCTAGTTTCTGAAAACAGGGACGATTGGAGCCATTAGAACAAATGATGGTGTCTTTTTTTGTACGTATATTTACTCAGCAAGAATGTTACGGTCATTTTCCCAGAGAGATGAGTCAGTGTTAAATGTTATAGAGTTAGCGGAAGTGTAAATGTATTCTGCACAGAACGCACACGAGAACAGAGAATAGTCATGTGTGTGAATCATCAGGATCATTTGTCAGTCAGTGATGAGACGGTTTAGACGTGTGGCGCTGCTGATCTGGACTTAGGGTCTTGTGTAATGAGCTTCTTTcatactttttttcattttgcatcCATTTTACTCATGATTTTGTCCTGTATAGTacattttaatcttgttttatacccatagactgtatataaatggacacaggaagtgatcatgggcgacTTCAGTTCGATTTACGTTGAAAAATGGTCACGTCtccctctgtaattgctgcagtgagcctcgtttaaacgttcgtattaaccatATGAACTACTCGTGTTGATCCTGGCGTTTTtaattcactattttgtccatgaatcaagatataaacattaataactttCCCCAAAGTCGCTCCCATTAGCTGTatgagcgggaaggggcgtggccttcaacagcctcgctctggattggctctttggttgctatgatactcgcagtcggaattacaaatatggaattcggctttaaattcaccgctataactgctctagcctcgatgagcttcatttgattggagctgaacgctgtgggtgacgtccacgtttgtttttagacctggtttcggtTGTTTATCGTCTTGGTCCTATCCTGATTGTACTTGTAAGGCCAAATATTTCATGAAGTACTGCTATATTGTTTGAAAACTGTAAGTAAGATTAGCGATAGCACGACTGAAAACCCTAGACTAGGTGGATAATTTGTTTTGAGTGATAAAATTGTACATATATTCCGTAGTTGGGGAGCGTgaggagagaaaaacacagtgaTCATAAATAATTTAGACATGGTCGATACGGAAAGAAGACCAAGAGTATAGAGTTTATCCTGAAGAAAAAATGGAAATGCATTACCAGTATTATGTGCGAGAGAAGagatgcagaggacagattattatattatagatgtttttatacattttgcttGAGAAGTAGCTGGTAAATTTAGGCATATGGCTGTTTTTTGTCAAGTTTTGTCAAGTCTCAAGTTTAATATTTAAACCAAATGCTGTGAATCTCATTAATCTGAGGGTTGTGTGCTCCTCAGTACTGATATTTGCTTCTCGATATTGATCCCAGCTTTACGTTTCATCCCACGGTTGTAAAACAGGCCACTCACGTCACATCTCCACTACTTAATTTCATTTCCACATCTAAAACAGCATGGCATCTTCAAATTACTGCCCCTGTCCTGCGTTTCATTAAAGCCACAGGAGGCGTACGTGTAGACATCATTACATCCAGTTGAAATGAAATGGATTTTATATTGCGTCGGGTCCAATACGGCGGCGTTCAGTGTCATTGCGGTCGTGatgtatgtgttcagatgatgatgatgagggaCGACAGGTGATGAGCATGTGCCACATGTTCGTCCTTCACAGGTGGAATAAATCAGATCGTCACGCGTCTGGATGTAGTTTATTATGTGAATTTGTCAATATCAAGAAGCATTTGGGGATTTTTATTATGAAGCAATCCATTTCTTAATAatgtattgtaaatgttttattttaatttgcaaCATTTAGTGCAGTTGTATCACATAAAATTAGAGCTAAGTAACCTGCATTTTTTACCTGTGTACCTGTTTTTTGTGGTACTATTCCTGTATAATTATGTATTTAGaccagggatgtccaaacttttttcactgagggccacatactgaaacacatttgaagcggagggccagAATAGCGGTCGATACAAGTTTGACAGAGCCATTGTACCATTAATAAGAcctggaagattatttttaggtctatGCCACAATGTAAAGTGAAGTTATTCAGGTGATAGAGgcagaatctcttcagtttgtagtaaaaaataccctgggccgtagtttggacagccctgattTAGAGCTTCATAACAGGGTAAGAATGTTCATGAATTCCATTATATACGACCGAATTCTCCAGACTATAAGAGGCActtttgttcatagtttgtccaggggtgtgacttatatgtgaaattattaaactatataatttcattcttcgttattgtcacagtaACAACCGTGcgaggcttgtgtaccagtataaCAGCCCCACGTCACGGGTTTATTGATTTgaagtgagatccagagtaaacttgttgtttttctgctttatttatctgattaactgttaatatctgacgttaacaaaccagacacgtgttcagttctgtctgtgcttcatggagctgaataaatataaatgtgttacgttagcgtgatgtactgatattcagcctgttgttccacattttattattattattataacttgactttaaagataaaatgtctgttcttggtctcggattttccCCAAAATACtttactccagtgcgacttatatgtttttttttttcttcattattatgcattttttggctggtgcgacttatagtttggaaaataaggtgtttttgtctttgtttttattgttaattcaCAGTAACGCTACTTAATAACTTTCTGTAGTGCCGTCCCAACATCCAAAAGgcttcaaaacatgttttttttccccacttcCAGCACCTTACCCTTTTTATTCCGTACTGCACCggtgcctttaaactgtaccCAACCCGAACGTTATATTTGTATTGGTATCATTTGCTAttgtaatatgtatttttgtggtTGACTGTGCAGGTTACTAATGGAGCTGAGCCCAGAAAGCAGCAGCGCTCCGACCTCAATGTTCCTCTGGAGAACAACAACGTGCCGGAGGTAGGACTGTGGCATTTGCACCCACACAAtcatttacatttatacagGGGTCATACATGCTTGTTTATGGGTCCGCCTCAGCCCACTCCGCGCGTACCACTGTCTGGGCACTGAGTAATTGTGTAATTACCATCGCGCCTCATGTCCCCCTCCTCACGGCGCGATAGCACGGCAGTAAATGAGCTCGCCTGTTTTACAAGGGCCATTTTTCACTGAGATGGTGCTACAGATGTTTGTACTCTCATCTCCCATTTTGAATCAGTAATCATTTGAGTTTTGGCTtgaaaattagataaaaaaatTCAATAACTCCTTCGCTGTGTATAGTTTTCTTATCTAGACCGTGGCTGTGGATGTTGAAACAGATGAGTAGCACAGTGACTTTAGGTGCTTTGTAAATCCCAAATTGCTATGTGCCAGCTGTTTGGCTGCTCTCGGGCTCGTGACTCTTTAAATGTCAACGTGATTATGTGTGAATCATATTTCTTACACGATtatggtatttatttttgcactcTCACACAAGCAACGCTCCCTTGAGAAACTTCTCTTGACAAGTCTGGAAAAGTATAAAAGAGCAGGAACAAAAACGATGTTGATGAAATGATATTGTTGTGCATTCTCAGCCCGAcggaaacatgtttttatttgaagtttGCAGCTCTCATCTTCTTGAATAAATATAGTGACGCTATTAATGGGTAAATGGTTATAACTtatcttgtttttgttcatttctgtgGTTAGTTTTCTATAACTACTCGGCGTACAACAACGAGAGAAACTACGTAAACATCCGTGCTTCCATAGATCGCCGTAATTATCaaattttttgtcttttcttcgCTTCGTACCTATTTTCGTGCATTGCCTCCTCCGCCGCGCATTTCCCTAATATGATAAAGATTTATTTGTTGTGTTTCCAACTGCATACGCAAGCATTTATCATTAGCATCTTGTCTCGTTTCTATTTTCCAGCCAACCAAGAAAGTCGCCTCCTTCCCCAGCTTTGTCGATGGTAAGTCAATCTGCATTCgcacaaaatcaaaacattttaattacatgGCCAGCTTCCAAGAcaacaatgctttttttttgttgttgtttttttccctcttccTTTTCGCCTCGAGATAACGCCACTACTGCCCGTGCCGTCACAGTGCTGGTGGGCAGATGCGGTCTAAAATAGCGTGAGGATTTAGTCGCTTTGGATCACGACAGCCCGTTGTGGCCCGTGGAGGGTGTTACTGAACGCACATCTCCATATCGCACGTATAGATTAATCTCAGCCCTGTCCTGGCGCTGCACCTCCATTAGCCCAAAGCACCGCAGTCCAACGCAGCCCCTTATCGCCCGGGTGCTATCACTGTTTAGCTCAGTTTCTCTATTCTGCCCCAGCGCTAGTGATTACAAGAGCCTCTCCACCGCAGTAACCTCGCTCACCAGACCTGATTGATGGCATGTCCTCCCGGCGTGACTGTCGGCTCCCCGTGGCTTTTTCTTATACCATCCTCAGACATTCATTAGGGGCTGAGCGACGCTGAAAATGTGTCTAATTCACATTTATCTGTTGCAAGTGTTGTGTTctatttgcgatttatgttctAAACTTAAAACTCACCTAAACACGCTCACGTTTTAGGACCACGCATGCAAGTTTTGTGCAGAATAGCATCCCACAAAAGCCGAATATACGTAAATGTTTTGTGATTTGCAAAGTcaaatagcatttttatttgAGGTTGTTTAATATTGCAGCCGTAACATGACTCACCTGCTCACGGTTAATGAATGTCGATGTGTAAATTCATGTTTGCATGTCTGTTTATGTATGTTTAAACCAGCTGTGCGACTAACCAGCCACTGCCAAAGCTGCACCTCTCATAAGgaatacatccatttatatatttaattactGAGAGAGGAGCTAGTTACAACCAAATCAGAAGTCAGGGAAATCAAAAAACACTCTTAAGTCAAAGGAAATACCATGTTTTTTCTGTAAAAGCTGTGCCAATATTTAAATTCCACatgattaaatgtaaaaacgCTTGTGTTTGTGACGTACGCACTGAAGCAGAGCAATCACGTTCCCTATCTCCATATCTCCAGCACTCACTTCCTTTGGACTGACAATGCAATAATAGTATAACACCAGACCTCACTCTAgcctcttgtctcctctgttAATGgcctccctctgtgtctttctAGCCATAGTCCCAAGACCGCGTGAGCCAGAAGACCTGATTCATGGCATTATCTTTGCTACTAAATACAATGGTTAGTCTATTTGAGAATACCCAACAAAGGGTGGGGGATATATCTatataaactccacacagatttACTTAAATAGCGCTGGTCGTTTAAATGCACAATTATGATTATCACAAcgtaattattttaaatgcactGTTGACAATTGGTGTTCACTAGCTCATAATCTTTACAGTTAAATTTCGTTAAATAGTTGCATTTTCTCTTAAACAAATCACTTCATTACATTGGTTTCCATTTGATTAACACTTTGTGCATTATGAAACTGTTCCGGGCAGAGGGTCCGTCACCTGTTTGCGTGCagagaaatgttccacagtatggcattaactgcATCTGCATCAGGCCAAGTTGCAAATCAGATGTACGGAGACGCTTTTCAAGGTcttttttgaggaataaaaacacccgtagttgaataaatgcatcgTTTTTATTGCGATGCTGTGGAACATAAAGCGATTACAAGCAGGTGTCCGACCCCCCCACCGCtaaagttacataattcacCTTTAATTTTCTGCtattactttgtttttgttgcactggGACACAGCAACCCTCTCATAACCACTTGACAATCAGGCTTTGGCTCTCTTTTAGACTGGCTTTAGTGATTAGAAGACCCTCTCCACCACAGTGACCTCAGACTAGCGCACACCCCCCCCGTCTCCTTTTGTTAACggtctcccctctgtctctctcccttggCTGTAGTCCCGGGCCCGTGCGAGCCAGAAGACCTGATTGATGGCATTATCTTTGCTGCTAACTACCTTGGCTCCACTCAGCTGCTGTCTGAGAGAAACCCCTCCAAGAACATCCGAATGATGCAGGCCCAGGAAGCGGTCAGCAGGGTCAAGGTACGTCCAAAATAAAGAATCGCTACATGCCAAAACACGGCAATGAGTCACACGTGCTTTATCTGTCCTGCCCTTAAAATACTTACACATTGAAGTACATGAATACGCCTTTTATTTTCCCAAACGCAGAGCTACATTTGTGTTTCTAAAGTGTGTGTCAGATCTGAGCTGTgtcttttcttgtttgtttggtttatttttcattctctCTGATCCGCAGCTTTTATTGCTACAGTGGGTCAATAACTGGCATGAACATCTTACATAAAGTCTTGATGTTTTATCTCGGTATAGGCAAGTAAAGTACAAGTCTTGCAAGTTTATCTGTTTGATACATGGAGGTCTCTGGAGACACTGAACAGGCAATTAACCTACGGATGAATACTCCAAGACAAAGAGCTTtagtttagatttagatttagtttttagttgGTGTCGCtcggctggactgggaacgccttggggtcccgctggaggagctggaggacgtgtctggggtgagggaagtctgggagtcgctgcttagactgctggccccacaacccagccccagataagcagaagagaATGGATGGATGATTGGATagttggtttagtttagttaattttgagttgttgtttAGTCTGTGGACCAGTGTTCTGCTCTTACACCGGCCTATATGAAAGTAACAGTTACTCAAATACAACTGTTAACTGTTGTCTCTAGATTTGATTGCTAGTAcatgcactgcctggccaaaaaaaaagtcgccacctggatttaactcagcaaataggtcctctcctcctgcagttggtctggtctaggttcagcagaatgaggtcagctgacacctgaataaactgaatgaccaggttattgttatcagtggatttttgggcatatttcaagatgacaatgccaggattcatcgggctcaaattgtgacagagtggatcaggagcgtgagacgtcattttcacacatggatcgtccaccacagagtccagaccttaaccccagtgagaatctttgggatgttctggagaagctttgagcagcgtcagactcgaccatcatcaatgcaacaggtgaaaaactaatgcaacactggatggaaatgaatgttgtgacgttgaagaagcgaaatcgaaacaatgccacaaaatattagagtgtgtgacctttttttttttttttttttggccaggcagagtATTTCAACATTTTCCCTTGCATTTCTGTGTATCTTTATATCATTGGTTCTCTTACATGTCTGCTGtggaaaaaattacaattttagTTGAAAAGTAATCTATTTGCGACGCCAAGTGAGTTAtagagaaaacagaaaaaggtttattctttgttacagcagatacggCCAAGACAGAGACTAGACCTgccctggacacagactggCAGCGGCCCGGTCCCGTGGTCCTTAAGTCCCCCCCGGTCTTAAGTCCCCTGAGCATTTGAACTCTGAGTTTTTTTTCTACCAGAaggacaatgctacatacatttcaaagcagagtgacttttgtttcacacccagaGATAATGAATTTTAACACTTAGGCAGGTAGAACAACACGTTTCCTGTGGGA from Periophthalmus magnuspinnatus isolate fPerMag1 chromosome 3, fPerMag1.2.pri, whole genome shotgun sequence includes:
- the apba2b gene encoding amyloid-beta A4 precursor protein-binding family A member 2 isoform X2 translates to MASNKAAVMSHRKRPGSSGGTSVTAPPPAPAPVSCPEAHPPEALDLRAPAPRQRSVRYPKDPHHHHHHPPHPRDPKPLPRSCKAQYTPPKAQEVIHPSPPPDEVEIEPSVEESRYSNPVEPEEEHRPITPPTPEPEPEEHRHIDHHPDYNHGADSLDDDSSSEYMNNTSEDEDYDDGLAEEDEGVTYYIRYCPEDDSYLEGMDCNGQGECNHSQPHSHNHNNHNHEQEDYSSDVQPPHPDECQEAAEAWAEDGEGQEGEARGEEEWVEEDDAEVREEWREEEAEVQEEWHDGDPEQDQWEQGDIEVQEEWREGGQVRQEHWERHRVQEDWGDGDGEVRCEVVEQDPDEQIYNGRPEPILDHNTHHHHMHHHQEGLHSGRRADGAEEDEPESEEYCPNEEEDEEEDEGHRRSYTGDYYAPEDNGNSVRGSPYRGRKVLVVEGETGEEAEEDIDQIVAEIKMSMSMGSLSSSTDHSPEELAQDPPPGSYAHTKPEPAPYPPPHHRHDSRPKSLNLPSIHHNTPDLQRGVKAHPRSPEDRQRWAQEQVTNGAEPRKQQRSDLNVPLENNNVPEPTKKVASFPSFVDAIVPRPREPEDLIHGIIFATKYNVPGPCEPEDLIDGIIFAANYLGSTQLLSERNPSKNIRMMQAQEAVSRVKNADGDTQTLTEVDLFISTQRIKVLNADTQETMMDNALRTISYIADIGNIVVLMARRRMPRTASQDCIETTPGAPEAKKQYKMICHVFESEDAQLIAQSIGQAFSVAYQEFLRANGINPEDLSQKEYSDIINNQEMYNDDLIHFSNSENCKELTLEKTKGEILGVVIVESGWGSILPTVILANMMNGGPAARSGKLKIGDQIMSINNTSLVGLPLATCQGIIKGLKNQVQVKMNIVSCPPVTTVLIKRPDLKYQLGFSVQNGIICSLMRGGIAERGGVRVGHRIIEINGQSVVATAHEKIVQALSNSVGEIHMKTMPAAMFRLLTGQETPMYI
- the apba2b gene encoding amyloid-beta A4 precursor protein-binding family A member 2 isoform X3 yields the protein MASNKAAVMSHRKRPGSSGGTSVTAPPPAPAPVSCPEAHPPEALDLRAPAPRQRSVRYPKDPHHHHHHPPHPRDPKPLPRSCKAQYTPPKAQEVIHPSPPPDEVEIEPSVEESRYSNPVEPEEEHRPITPPTPEPEPEEHRHIDHHPDYNHGADSLDDDSSSEYMNNTSEDEDYDDGLAEEDEGVTYYIRYCPEDDSYLEGMDCNGQGECNHSQPHSHNHNNHNHEQEDYSSDVQPPHPDECQEAAEAWAEDGEGQEGEARGEEEWVEEDDAEVREEWREEEAEVQEEWHDGDPEQDQWEQGDIEVQEEWREGGQVRQEHWERHRVQEDWGDGDGEVRCEVVEQDPDEQIYNGRPEPILDHNTHHHHMHHHQEGLHSGRRADGAEEDEPESEEYCPNEEEDEEEDEGHRRSYTGDYYAPEDNGNSVRGSPYRGRKVLVVEGETGEEAEEDIDQIVAEIKMSMSMGSLSSSTDHSPEELAQDPPPGSYAHTKPEPAPYPPPHHRHDSRPKSLNLPSIHHNTPDLQRGVKAHPRSPEDRQRWAQEQVTNGAEPRKQQRSDLNVPLENNNVPEPTKKVASFPSFVDVPGPCEPEDLIDGIIFAANYLGSTQLLSERNPSKNIRMMQAQEAVSRVKRVQKAAKIKKKANADGDTQTLTEVDLFISTQRIKVLNADTQETMMDNALRTISYIADIGNIVVLMARRRMPRTASQDCIETTPGAPEAKKQYKMICHVFESEDAQLIAQSIGQAFSVAYQEFLRANGINPEDLSQKEYSDIINNQEMYNDDLIHFSNSENCKELTLEKTKGEILGVVIVESGWGSILPTVILANMMNGGPAARSGKLKIGDQIMSINNTSLVGLPLATCQGIIKGLKNQVQVKMNIVSCPPVTTVLIKRPDLKYQLGFSVQNGIICSLMRGGIAERGGVRVGHRIIEINGQSVVATAHEKIVQALSNSVGEIHMKTMPAAMFRLLTGQETPMYI
- the apba2b gene encoding amyloid-beta A4 precursor protein-binding family A member 2 isoform X4, with protein sequence MASNKAAVMSHRKRPGSSGGTSVTAPPPAPAPVSCPEAHPPEALDLRAPAPRQRSVRYPKDPHHHHHHPPHPRDPKPLPRSCKAQYTPPKAQEVIHPSPPPDEVEIEPSVEESRYSNPVEPEEEHRPITPPTPEPEPEEHRHIDHHPDYNHGADSLDDDSSSEYMNNTSEDEDYDDGLAEEDEGVTYYIRYCPEDDSYLEGMDCNGQGECNHSQPHSHNHNNHNHEQEDYSSDVQPPHPDECQEAAEAWAEDGEGQEGEARGEEEWVEEDDAEVREEWREEEAEVQEEWHDGDPEQDQWEQGDIEVQEEWREGGQVRQEHWERHRVQEDWGDGDGEVRCEVVEQDPDEQIYNGRPEPILDHNTHHHHMHHHQEGLHSGRRADGAEEDEPESEEYCPNEEEDEEEDEGHRRSYTGDYYAPEDNGNSVRGSPYRGRKVLVVEGETGEEAEEDIDQIVAEIKMSMSMGSLSSSTDHSPEELAQDPPPGSYAHTKPEPAPYPPPHHRHDSRPKSLNLPSIHHNTPDLQRGVKAHPRSPEDRQRWAQEQVTNGAEPRKQQRSDLNVPLENNNVPEPTKKVASFPSFVDVPGPCEPEDLIDGIIFAANYLGSTQLLSERNPSKNIRMMQAQEAVSRVKNADGDTQTLTEVDLFISTQRIKVLNADTQETMMDNALRTISYIADIGNIVVLMARRRMPRTASQDCIETTPGAPEAKKQYKMICHVFESEDAQLIAQSIGQAFSVAYQEFLRANGINPEDLSQKEYSDIINNQEMYNDDLIHFSNSENCKELTLEKTKGEILGVVIVESGWGSILPTVILANMMNGGPAARSGKLKIGDQIMSINNTSLVGLPLATCQGIIKGLKNQVQVKMNIVSCPPVTTVLIKRPDLKYQLGFSVQNGIICSLMRGGIAERGGVRVGHRIIEINGQSVVATAHEKIVQALSNSVGEIHMKTMPAAMFRLLTGQETPMYI